The segment ATTTTCTGAATTATGTATATATGGTACATAACATCTTCTCAATCTATTTTCTCAGGTAATTCTGTTATTAAATATTCCAATTTTGATTTTAAAATTTCCATCCTATCGTAACTACTTGGAATTTCAAGACTAACCCGGAAGGCTCTTTTAAAACTCTTTTAAAACTCTTTTAAACAGGAGACCATTTAGAATACCCGTTGTTACGTATTATCCCCTTGATTCTTAATGCAGAGAGCAAGTTAGTAACTTTGTTTTTCTTCTGGGATTCAGTTAATATGTCCGGCAATTTATCCTGAAGGAACTTCTCAATGTTTTTTCTTGGTGATTCTCCAAACTTTTTTAGATATTCAACGATAAGGTTTTTGTAGTGTTCATCATCAAGACCTCTCTGCTTAATATAATGAGCCTTTAATTCATCATTGGACAGCGATGCAGTAATTTTGGCGGAGATAACGTAATTGGGTTTTCTTCCCTCTATTAAACCAAATCCTTTCAGATATTTGATCTCTTCATCAGGAAGTGGTTTCTGCTTTTGCACCTTATCTAACATGATAATTTGCTCAAGAGACAAACTCGGATTTCTTGCGAGTACACGCGCAAAGTCCATATCGAGTACCTTGCCGATTACTGTCACTTTTACTTTATCTTCTGACAAGTCATATTCCGGCATTGGAAAAAATCTTTCACGCTGATAATTAAACATTTTCCTTATGCCACCGCCTGCGGTGTCAACCATTTTTAAATTAAACATTGCGGTTGCAAGAAACCTATTGCGGTAATGTTCTTCTGGCGCATCTTCCTTAACTACTTTCTCCACTGAGCCGGGAATGAAGCTGCCGAGATTAGTAAATATCAATTGATCATCCATTTCAACAACATTAATGCGGCCACCTTTTGTGTAATCCTGATGTGCAATGCAATTGTTTATAGCTTCACGAATTACAAACGGTTCGTATTGGTCAACCTCATCAGGGAATAAAGTGCCGTCTTTGATATAGCGGTATTTCAGATTGCGGATTTTTGCATATATCTTATCAACAGCCAACAGTAAAGGACAACTCTCAATGTGATAGTCCCTGTTATTTCCTTTGGCATCTTTCAAGAGCCAGCGTATCTTTGCCTCTGCCGGGCTAACAAAATGTTCCGATTCCGGTTTGCCTAACAGGATTATTGCTGTACGGGTAATTTTACCCTTTATTATTACTTTGGCTTTATTTAAAAAAGTGATATCATCCCAACAATCAATATCATGCGCTTGGTGGGGAAACTTGTTCTTGTAGTTTTCACGAGCCTTTGCGATAGCCTCAGAGTCAAGGTCGTCAATTGCGGTATCCGGCACCGTAGCAGCGCTCCAATCCTCCAAAGCAACTTGTGCCCGAATACGTTCAATTTCTTCCAGAGTCAACGGCGATAGTTTTTCTCCTTCCCTTCCATAGTAGTGTCCATCAAAGGCAACGGGTATACCTTTTGGAGCAGCAGGTATGTGAAACATAACTATACGGCCTTCGGGTAGATGCAGTTCATAGATTTCAATAAAAGAAATACGATTGGTGGTTTTATTGGCTAACTCTCCTTTAAGGTTGTCAAGATCTTTACGGTTATGGCGGAACTGGCTGCCAACTATTGTTCTTCCCTTATCCTTAATCCCGAAAATAAGCCATGCGTGAGATTTGCCTTTGAGGTTTGCCTCATTTGAAAGAGCAGAAAAATATTTGCCCAGCTTATTAGAGTCATAACTAATCCTGGCCTCTTTAAATTCAAAGACCTCCGTTTCCGCAGGCAGTCTGCAAAATTCCTGCAATATAATTTTCAATTCTTCTTCCGTCATCTGTAATACTACCTTTATCTTTCCTGTTACGGTTTCACTCATTCATCCTCAGCCTCTTCAAACAGAGCCTTTTGCCCACCTGTCTGTTCGTCAAAGGTGCACCTGCCCTTTTCTGAGGTATCGGTCATTTTCAACTTATTACCCATCGTTGTTAAGGCAGTAGACGAAAATAGGCGAAAATAAACTCCTAACTCCAATAGGGAATATACTTTGCATCTTTTCGTGCTTCAGATACTCCTATTTTTTTAACCAACTTACCCTCCAAAGTCGCATTTATAACTCGTGTAACCTGTGCCGATTTAGACTCTTCAAGCCCGAACCTATCACGTAAGCTCTTATTAGTCATATGCTTTCGCTGAACATATTGTAAACATGCATGCTGATAACAGGCACGCACTCTATCTTCTTTTCCCATGTCTTCAAAATCCTTACGCGCAAACAAGACCGATCGTGTATGTTCATCCGTTTCCTCAAACAAAGGTGCGGGTAATTGATAAAATTCAGTTTCAAATATAACCTTATCCACCCCGCTTCCCCGCTCTTCACACACACCAATCCTTCGCATGAAGGAAGCCAATGCTTCATTGCGTGATTTTGGAGGACTGTCAAGGAAACGGTCTGTCTTTACCAATGGTCTGCCAGGATTTGTAATTTCTACCCGATTTGAGAATATTTCTATCATGGGAGCCGTGCCTGTAAGATAAAAATCCTGATGGGGCAATGCGTTTGCAACCAACTCCCGAATGGCAATATCAGGAAACATCGGAACATCTTTTCTCAGGGCCTTTCCTATAACTTCGTTTGAAGGCAAAATGGTATTGAGAAAATCTATTAATCCTTTAAATCCGCACGCGTAACCTTTGCCCCCTGCCTGTTCACGAATGGTTTCTATCCTGTTCTCACCTTTATATTGAATGACCCTGATAGCCTTTCGTTTTAAAGATGAGAATTTAGAAATATCCCTGGCAAATAATATTACGCCAAGATTTGTTATATTCCACATGCCACTAACTCCTAGCAAAAGTATCTCTTCTGATTCTAATGCCCTTATAATTCCATCACGTGAATCCGGTAACGGTAAGTTGAGAAGAGAAAAATATGCAGGGTAATCAATCAATAGCAAAACATCTTCCGCCAGAAGATTCTCCTGGGCGATACCCCGTTCAAACGGTGTTTCATCAAAAATACGCCACAACTCACGCTCTTTTTCAGGAAAGTCTTTCAACTTTTTCAAGTACGATCCAATTCGTACATATTCTATATTCTTGAATTGAACAGGATGTCTGAATGCCGCATCGATTTCCATTAAGACAACCGGTTTGTCTTCCATAATAAGTTCACAAAAATTGAACTTAATCTTTGGAGATAGATGCCGTAACAACCAGTTTTCAACCTCCTCATCGCCAACCTTAGATTCCCTTGGTTTAAATGAGGTGCCAATAATTTCATGACTTCAATCTTCAATTCCCCAGATCAAATATGCCTTGATTTTTCCAACCA is part of the Candidatus Scalindua japonica genome and harbors:
- a CDS encoding RNA-binding domain-containing protein → MTEEELKIILQEFCRLPAETEVFEFKEARISYDSNKLGKYFSALSNEANLKGKSHAWLIFGIKDKGRTIVGSQFRHNRKDLDNLKGELANKTTNRISFIEIYELHLPEGRIVMFHIPAAPKGIPVAFDGHYYGREGEKLSPLTLEEIERIRAQVALEDWSAATVPDTAIDDLDSEAIAKARENYKNKFPHQAHDIDCWDDITFLNKAKVIIKGKITRTAIILLGKPESEHFVSPAEAKIRWLLKDAKGNNRDYHIESCPLLLAVDKIYAKIRNLKYRYIKDGTLFPDEVDQYEPFVIREAINNCIAHQDYTKGGRINVVEMDDQLIFTNLGSFIPGSVEKVVKEDAPEEHYRNRFLATAMFNLKMVDTAGGGIRKMFNYQRERFFPMPEYDLSEDKVKVTVIGKVLDMDFARVLARNPSLSLEQIIMLDKVQKQKPLPDEEIKYLKGFGLIEGRKPNYVISAKITASLSNDELKAHYIKQRGLDDEHYKNLIVEYLKKFGESPRKNIEKFLQDKLPDILTESQKKNKVTNLLSALRIKGIIRNNGYSKWSPV